The following proteins come from a genomic window of Bactrocera tryoni isolate S06 chromosome 1, CSIRO_BtryS06_freeze2, whole genome shotgun sequence:
- the LOC120779431 gene encoding enhancer of split M1 protein, producing MLCKKFYIIFATLLAFCYANTITTLADEAPLDADQNQEEQPCPVICPALYAPTCGYDGIGYEQFVNPCMMQVENCARRKERVSLQKPFTQADNDWCSTKLVNNLYEIVSNFADNLNKEECLKPCPMIYDPVCISNGEYRVTVATACQLDIYNCALKGTKLESKLFKILSTRKCELN from the exons atgctgtGTAAAAAGTTCTACATAATATTTGCCACGTTGTTGGCCTTCTGCTATgccaatacaataacaacactcGCTGATGAGGCGCCTTTGGATGCGGACCAGAACCAGGAGGAGCAGCCATGTCCAGTGATCTGTCCGGCTTTGTATGCGCCTACTTGTGGCTATGACGGCATTGGCTATGAGCAATTCGTCAATCCCTGCATGATGCAGGTGGAAAACTGTGCGCGTAGGAAGGAGCGTGTTTCGCTGCAAAAAC ccTTCACACAGGCCGACAATGATTGGTGCAGTACGAAATTGGTAAATAACCTCTATGAAATTGTGTCCAACTTCGCGGACAATTTGAACAAAGAGGAGTGCTTGAAACCCTGTCCGATGATTTACGATCCCGTGTGCATTTCGAATGGCGAATATCGTGTCACCGTCGCCACCGCTTGCCAATTGGACATCTACAACTGTGCGCTGAAGGGCACCAAAT TGGAATCCAAGCTCTTCAAAATACTGAGTACCAGGAAATGCGAGCTCAACTAA